Below is a window of Deltaproteobacteria bacterium DNA.
AGAACTGTTCTCGTTGCGCGCCAAAGTGCCCGCTGCAAGCGTGCCAGCTGCGAGAGAATGGGCTGAAATCGGCTCGACCATCAATTGTTTACGCGTGACTATAGCAGCAAGTCTCTTTACCAATGACAACAAAGAATAAAACTCTGCTCCCTCAAATATCTGAGGCTCGCTTAATGCCCCTAGGGAAACTTCATTTTGCTCAGCGCGGTACGCGACTACCAAGTTCCTTTTTTCGCAGGTGGGATAGTTTTTCTCATCGCCCTCGCAACATTTGCAGCCATTTTTATCTGAATAAACTCTACCCAATTCAAAAATAGATATATCGCCAAAAAAGCGGCTGTTCTTTTCGACATTGTCGACTATGCCGGGAACTAAACTCGTGCGAAGAAATTTTTCTTCTACCGACACAGAATTTATCAGTTCCACTGCGCGTTCTAGTGAATAACCCAAGCTAAGAGCCAACTCGCTATTTACGAAAGAATAGTTATACACCTCGCTAAATCCACACCCCGACAACAAATCGCGAATTCTGTATTCAAGCTCCTTTAATGTATCGCGCCGAGCGGCACTAGACTCTATATGAGGCGCTACCTCTGGAATATTTTCGTATCCATATATGCGCCCAACTTCTTCCACTAAATCTTCAGGCACAGTCACATCCTTCATAGCACGTTCATATGGGACTAGGACGTTGCACACATCTTCCGCCGCGGGATTGTCCGGAACGAAGCCAAGCGAGGTGAGAATTGAAATAATACTGCCATCGTCAATATCAGCGCCAAGTCTTCTTCTTACAAAATTGTATTCGAGCGGAATACGCACCGCCGCTGGCCTTTCGACAAAATCTTCTGCTACCTTACTAGCTATTCTGGAATTAGCGTCAATTTTCTTAATTAGTTCAGCAAATCGATGCAATGCTACGGGACACGCATAGGGCGAGCGATTTTTTTCGAAGCGATTAGACGCATCCGTTCGCAACTGATGGCGCTTTGCAGATTTGCGCGTTAGAACCGGCTCGAAATTCGCACTTTCTACGAAAATGCGCGTAGTAGTCTCGCTAACTGCCGAACCATCGCCACCAATTACAGCCCCAAGACAGATAGGCCCGCTTTCGTCCGCAATGACGACATCTTCATCGCTTAGCTGTCGCTTCACTGCATCTAGGCCGACAAATTCCTCGCCACTACGTGCTAGGCGAACGTTTATTGTCGTGCCAACTAATCGATCCATGTCATATACATGGTTGGGCTGACCGACCTCGTGCATGACATAATTACTCAAGTCAACTAGCAAATTGCGAGTTCCTGCACCAACCGCAAATAAGCGTCGGCGCAACCACAACGGAGATGTCGTGACACTCACATTTTCAATCTCTATCCCCATAAAGCGCCTACATCGACTAGCCGGATCGATGCAAACCCTAAAGCGGCTCGCGCGCGTACCTAAATCCCTTAACTTTCGGACACCATCGTCAGTATGGTCGGCATAATTGCTAAGGTTTAACTTTAGCTCCGCGCCTAAAATTGCGGCTAACTCGCGCGCAAATCCAAATTGCCCCCACAGGTCGGGCCGATGCGTTAGGGACTTATTGTCGATTTCGAGAACTACGTCTGGCCCATCCAAAACTGAAGCGAGCGATTTTCCCGCAAATTTTGCACAAGAAGAATCCAGCTCAATTATGCCTGCATGGTCAGTCGTAAGTCCCAACTCCGCCTCACTGGCTAAAAACCC
It encodes the following:
- the pheT gene encoding phenylalanine--tRNA ligase subunit beta translates to MFISRNWLMDFVDLAELSMADFSDVITTKVAEVDSVFTLGEPLQDAIICKIVSLLPHPHNPKLNLAKISLGEKTCEVVCGAPNCVAGLITAYLPPRARCCDSANQRELKTVEARDIAGIQSSGFLASEAELGLTTDHAGIIELDSSCAKFAGKSLASVLDGPDVVLEIDNKSLTHRPDLWGQFGFARELAAILGAELKLNLSNYADHTDDGVRKLRDLGTRASRFRVCIDPASRCRRFMGIEIENVSVTTSPLWLRRRLFAVGAGTRNLLVDLSNYVMHEVGQPNHVYDMDRLVGTTINVRLARSGEEFVGLDAVKRQLSDEDVVIADESGPICLGAVIGGDGSAVSETTTRIFVESANFEPVLTRKSAKRHQLRTDASNRFEKNRSPYACPVALHRFAELIKKIDANSRIASKVAEDFVERPAAVRIPLEYNFVRRRLGADIDDGSIISILTSLGFVPDNPAAEDVCNVLVPYERAMKDVTVPEDLVEEVGRIYGYENIPEVAPHIESSAARRDTLKELEYRIRDLLSGCGFSEVYNYSFVNSELALSLGYSLERAVELINSVSVEEKFLRTSLVPGIVDNVEKNSRFFGDISIFELGRVYSDKNGCKCCEGDEKNYPTCEKRNLVVAYRAEQNEVSLGALSEPQIFEGAEFYSLLSLVKRLAAIVTRKQLMVEPISAHSLAAGTLAAGTLARNENSSDARSIYCKWMHPYRCAVLKIGDRPIGVIAEVSPGIVASRDGRAIVAELCLEDLILDADATHSFIPVAKYPDALFEISVVMPKKEPYAKLERAIYEGSLESGLLKKIDVLSVYIGEPLAEGEKSVSVKLSFGSSERTLLPDEFKTARDLVVKSVENHGYSLRQ